One Delphinus delphis chromosome 3, mDelDel1.2, whole genome shotgun sequence genomic region harbors:
- the NKX2-5 gene encoding homeobox protein Nkx-2.5: protein MFPSPALTPTPFSVKDILNLEQQQRSLAAGELSARLEATLAPASCMLAAFKPEAYAGPEAAAPGLPELRAELGPAPSPAKCLPAFSAAPAFYPRAYGDPDPAKDPRADKKELCALQKAVELEKPEADSAERPRARRRRKPRVLFSQAQVYELERRFKQQRYLSAPERDQLASVLKLTSTQVKIWFQNRRYKCKRQRQDQTLELVGLPPPPPPPARRIAVPVLVRDGKPCLGDSAPYAPAYGVGLNAYGYNAYPAYPGYGGAACSPGYSCTAAYPAGPPPAQSATAAANNNFVNFGVGDLNAVQSPGIPQGNSGVSTLHGIRAW from the exons ATGTTCCCCAGCCCCGCGCTCACGCCCACGCCGTTCTCGGTCAAAGACATCCTGAATTTGGAGCAGCAGCAGCGCAGCCTGGCCGCCGGGGAGCTCTCCGCGCGCCTGGAGGCCACCCTGGCGCCCGCCTCCTGCATGCTGGCCGCCTTCAAGCCCGAGGCCTACGCGGGGCCGGAGGCCGCAGCGCCCGGCCTCCCCGAGCTGCGCGCAGAGCTGGGCCCCGCGCCGTCGCCCGCCAAGTGCTTGCCTGCCTTCTCAGCCGCCCCCGCCTTCTATCCGCGTGCCTATGGCGACCCCGACCCTGCCAAGGACCCTCGAGCCGATAAGAAAG AGCTGTGCGCGCTGCAGAAGGCGGTGGAGCTGGAGAAGCCTGAGGCGGACAGCGCCGAGCGACCCCGGGCGCGACGGCGGAGGAAGCCGCGCGTGCTCTTCTCGCAGGCGCAGGTCTACGAGCTGGAGCGGCGCTTCAAGCAGCAGAGGTACCTGTCGGCTCCGGAGCGCGACCAGCTGGCCAGCGTGCTGAAGCTGACGTCTACGCAGGTCAAGATCTGGTTCCAGAACCGGCGCTACAAGTGCAAGCGGCAACGGCAGGACCAGACTCTGGAGCTGGTGGGGCTGcccccgccaccgccgccgccagcGCGCAGGATCGCGGTGCCAGTGTTGGTGCGCGATGGCAAGCCTTGCCTCGGGGACTCGGCGCCCTACGCGCCAGCCTATGGCGTGGGCCTCAACGCCTACGGCTATAACGCCTACCCCGCCTACCCGGGTTACGGTGGCGCGGCCTGCAGCCCTGGCTACAGCTGCACCGCTGCTTACCCCGCCGGGCCGCCACCGGCGCAGTCGGCTACGGCGGCCGCCAACAACAACTTCGTGAACTTCGGCGTCGGGGACTTGAACGCCGTGCAGAGCCCCGGGATTCCGCAGGGCAACTCAGGAGTGTCCACGCTGCACGGTATCCGAGCCTGGTAG